In bacterium, one genomic interval encodes:
- a CDS encoding DUF2723 domain-containing protein, producing MGKKLTGQKKETKGQKKKERRVSFKIPKFLRLKDEPIVPRAFSPIDYAGGILVFFICWTVYLHTLTPTIGFHDSGDMITAAYVLGIPHPTGYPLYCLLGKLWMTILPIGNIAYRMNLASALCASLACVMVYFIILKIGNGKWEVRSEENKFISHLSSLIPAIVGALMLAFAITFWEQAVIAEKYTLNALFATLLIFILLKWAEVVTTERGAWRTEGKTQNSKLKTQNYLYLFAFTLGLSFTHHMQTIYLVPASIFFIIAVYWKKWRQENPTRKPYYCLLSTDYSLLLKLLCLFILPLFLYLYLPIRAIDNSTYCYGKPDTVERFISHISGGEYKLRYLTPFSIENFIKEIIKYIISILPHQFTPYLTLSGLIGLFMFFRRKLLFILFSLIIITNISYGTQYRIPNIGDYYIISFLIFCILSGYGIREIAKLLVKKNIKSIIFTFLIIPIILFSTHYYSNNYNNYYLTYDYITNLLRPLKEKAIMVLKRGSDKVVFPLAYIQDVENQYPDIKPIIYVGMSDDYYIDFLKRKYPDLNLNFYQEKDTSKRFNNFIDNHITNYHIYTYSLEIFNNNYSLIPGIILYKVLKESVNMDEVWKEIISYHLINRNIYNGMINGRKPLGEIEKAIFNNYAELYCAQGGIYGNRGEYKKAIIHCQKALKLNPKCINAHYNLGVLYHRTGKQQQAIQEFKKAIELEPNNIEVKQMLDKITMQN from the coding sequence ATGGGAAAGAAACTTACAGGACAGAAGAAAGAGACCAAAGGGCAAAAAAAGAAGGAGAGAAGAGTTTCCTTTAAAATTCCAAAGTTTCTTAGGCTAAAGGATGAGCCAATTGTTCCCAGAGCATTTAGTCCGATAGATTATGCAGGTGGGATATTGGTATTTTTTATCTGCTGGACAGTGTATCTGCATACCTTAACACCTACGATTGGATTTCATGATTCAGGGGATATGATAACAGCGGCTTATGTGCTTGGTATTCCACATCCAACAGGTTATCCGCTGTATTGTTTGCTGGGGAAACTGTGGATGACTATTCTACCGATTGGAAACATTGCTTATCGGATGAATTTAGCTTCTGCTCTATGTGCCTCTTTGGCGTGTGTGATGGTCTACTTTATCATCTTAAAAATAGGAAATGGGAAGTGGGAAGTAAGAAGTGAGGAAAATAAATTCATCTCTCATCTCTCATCCCTCATTCCGGCGATAGTTGGAGCACTAATGCTTGCCTTTGCTATTACCTTCTGGGAACAAGCAGTAATTGCAGAGAAGTACACCTTAAATGCTCTGTTTGCCACGCTCTTAATCTTCATCCTCCTAAAGTGGGCAGAAGTAGTAACTACGGAGCGTGGAGCATGGAGAACAGAGGGAAAAACTCAAAACTCAAAACTCAAAACTCAAAACTATCTTTACCTCTTCGCTTTCACCCTTGGCTTATCCTTTACCCACCACATGCAAACAATTTATTTAGTTCCAGCGAGTATATTCTTTATCATAGCCGTGTACTGGAAGAAATGGAGGCAAGAAAATCCAACTCGAAAACCTTACTACTGTTTACTGTCTACTGACTACTCACTACTTCTCAAGTTGCTTTGTTTATTCATTTTGCCATTATTCTTATACCTATATCTGCCTATTCGAGCAATTGATAATTCTACTTATTGCTATGGTAAACCAGATACCGTAGAGAGATTTATAAGTCATATAAGTGGAGGAGAGTATAAACTACGATATCTTACTCCATTTTCTATAGAAAATTTTATAAAAGAAATAATAAAGTATATTATCTCTATTCTTCCGCATCAGTTTACTCCTTATCTTACTTTAAGTGGATTAATAGGTTTATTTATGTTTTTCAGGAGAAAATTACTTTTTATTTTATTTTCTTTGATAATTATTACTAATATATCCTATGGAACGCAATATCGTATTCCAAATATTGGAGATTATTATATCATATCTTTTTTAATTTTTTGTATTCTAAGTGGATATGGAATTAGAGAAATAGCAAAATTGTTAGTGAAGAAGAACATAAAATCTATTATATTTACTTTTTTAATTATTCCAATTATTCTTTTTTCTACTCATTATTATTCTAATAATTATAATAACTATTATCTTACTTATGATTATATAACAAATCTTTTGAGACCATTGAAAGAAAAAGCAATTATGGTATTAAAAAGGGGATCTGATAAAGTAGTTTTCCCTCTTGCTTACATTCAGGATGTTGAAAATCAATATCCTGATATAAAACCTATTATTTATGTTGGAATGAGTGATGATTACTATATTGATTTCCTAAAGAGAAAATATCCCGATTTAAATCTTAATTTTTATCAAGAAAAGGATACATCAAAACGATTCAATAATTTCATAGATAATCATATAACTAATTATCATATTTATACATATAGTTTAGAAATTTTTAATAATAATTATTCATTAATACCTGGAATAATTCTTTATAAGGTGTTAAAAGAAAGTGTAAATATGGATGAGGTATGGAAAGAAATTATTAGTTATCATTTAATTAATAGGAATATCTATAATGGTATGATTAATGGGAGAAAACCGTTAGGAGAAATTGAAAAAGCAATATTTAATAATTATGCAGAGCTTTATTGTGCCCAAGGAGGTATTTATGGAAATAGAGGGGAATATAAGAAAGCTATTATTCATTGTCAAAAGGCACTTAAATTAAATCCTAAATGTATTAATGCCCATTATAATCTTGGTGTACTTTATCACAGGACAGGAAAACAGCAACAAGCTATTCAAGAATTTAAAAAGGCAATTGAATTAGAACCTAATAATATCGAGGTTAAACAGATGTTAGATAAAATAACAATGCAAAATTAA
- a CDS encoding PorV/PorQ family protein yields MLKRRLILIVGIGVILLPHPALAISSKAGEAGANFLKIGISPRASAMGEAFCAVADDVNSIYYNPAGLTQIKQRTSALMHTDWLEEVNYEFLAYAEPYRNKTLGLSLSYLGMSKMQRRDINNVVIGDFDARDFALGVTYAQGVNDGISVGATLKFIQQELEKEVSSSAAVDVGILFKQDNLSLGACVSNLGTRIKFIKEKEKLPLNLKLGLGYKLLDNRVILALDINRPVDNDINFGVGTEYQATNNLFVRAGYNSKNDVGNGISLGCGFRVKNFYLDYSFLPYEQMGDVHRFSLQFKISEPVESKILSKESNRTILEKTTSLPEQEVEKKASELPKETSSSPLPPPEGDMIKKPSKEVTQWIKGERYKVTEESVSGGNQVWLRIGTPNSRQTYSLDNGTQVKYLGEEKKGFYKVVVTSEGVYKGRQGWIWGGSFEKSED; encoded by the coding sequence ATGTTAAAGAGAAGATTAATTTTAATAGTAGGTATAGGAGTGATATTATTACCGCACCCTGCTTTGGCCATAAGTAGTAAAGCCGGTGAGGCAGGGGCTAATTTTTTAAAGATAGGCATAAGCCCAAGGGCATCTGCTATGGGTGAGGCATTTTGTGCCGTGGCAGATGATGTTAATAGTATTTATTATAATCCTGCAGGACTGACTCAAATTAAACAAAGGACTTCTGCTCTGATGCATACTGATTGGCTAGAAGAGGTAAATTATGAGTTTTTGGCATATGCTGAGCCTTATAGAAATAAGACTTTGGGTTTAAGTCTAAGTTACCTGGGAATGAGTAAGATGCAAAGGAGAGATATTAATAATGTAGTGATAGGAGATTTTGATGCAAGGGATTTTGCGTTAGGAGTTACTTATGCTCAGGGAGTAAATGATGGAATTTCTGTTGGAGCTACTCTTAAGTTTATACAGCAAGAATTAGAAAAAGAGGTTTCCTCTTCAGCCGCAGTAGATGTAGGTATATTATTTAAGCAGGATAATCTATCACTTGGTGCTTGTGTATCTAATCTTGGGACAAGGATTAAATTTATCAAAGAAAAGGAAAAATTACCCCTAAATTTAAAACTTGGTCTGGGATATAAATTATTAGATAATCGAGTCATCTTAGCCTTAGATATAAATCGACCAGTTGATAATGATATAAATTTTGGAGTTGGCACAGAATATCAAGCCACTAATAATTTATTTGTTAGAGCAGGGTATAATTCAAAGAATGATGTAGGGAATGGTATTAGTTTAGGCTGTGGTTTTAGAGTGAAAAACTTTTATCTTGACTACAGTTTTTTACCTTATGAGCAGATGGGAGATGTGCATCGGTTCTCCTTGCAATTTAAAATTAGTGAGCCTGTAGAAAGTAAGATACTTTCTAAAGAATCAAACCGAACAATTCTAGAGAAGACAACATCTCTACCTGAACAGGAGGTAGAGAAAAAGGCAAGTGAATTGCCCAAAGAAACTAGTTCCTCCCCCTTACCCCCTCCAGAGGGGGACATGATTAAAAAACCATCAAAGGAAGTCACGCAATGGATAAAAGGGGAGAGATATAAAGTTACTGAAGAAAGTGTTAGCGGTGGTAACCAGGTTTGGTTGAGAATAGGCACTCCTAATAGTCGGCAGACATATTCCCTTGATAATGGAACCCAGGTTAAATATCTTGGAGAAGAGAAAAAGGGGTTTTACAAGGTGGTAGTTACTAGCGAAGGGGTATATAAAGGCAGACAGGGTTGGATTTGGGGTGGTTCCTTTGAAAAATCTGAGGATTAG
- the nrfD gene encoding NrfD/PsrC family molybdoenzyme membrane anchor subunit: protein MKVYYTKIEGKSTGQYLLLGILSILAIAGLYSSYLMFTRGHYLTGMNNQVPWGLPIILTIYFIGLSAGSLVLSSLSSVFGKTEYKGFARVAAYLAALLLVGALLSLGLDLGRPERIMLAFFYLNPKSIFSWNGFLYSTYILICIVYLWAMITEKEKLVKVIGVLAVVWAIGVHSGTGGIFGFTSGRELYHSPLTPPSFVAAALSSGTGLIIILLVLTFKVTRRFLDPQLIIGLSRLLVSFILVVLYFLAVENLTRLYSPASYEATHFLLFSGNEYCLIFWIGLILMGSIVPVIILFIKKSIGWIVFASALVVSGVFCERFIIVIPGQVLPSELFPGYEVSSPFGDGTIGSYFISLPEITQALGIVAIIGILYILGLKFFALLPTEAKYQNMICHRVGV, encoded by the coding sequence ATGAAAGTATATTATACCAAAATTGAAGGAAAATCAACCGGTCAGTATCTTTTATTAGGAATCCTTAGCATCCTGGCTATCGCTGGACTATATTCTTCCTATCTAATGTTCACCAGAGGACATTATCTCACCGGAATGAATAATCAGGTTCCCTGGGGACTGCCAATTATTCTTACTATTTATTTTATTGGGTTAAGTGCGGGTTCATTAGTTCTGTCATCTTTATCATCGGTGTTTGGTAAAACCGAATATAAAGGATTTGCCCGTGTAGCCGCTTATTTAGCCGCTTTGTTGCTTGTTGGAGCACTTTTATCCCTTGGACTTGATTTAGGTCGGCCAGAAAGAATTATGCTGGCATTTTTCTACCTTAATCCAAAATCTATCTTTTCCTGGAATGGCTTTCTATATTCAACTTATATCTTGATTTGTATTGTTTATCTCTGGGCAATGATTACCGAAAAGGAGAAATTGGTTAAAGTAATTGGGGTTTTAGCCGTAGTCTGGGCAATTGGTGTGCATAGTGGCACGGGCGGGATTTTTGGTTTTACCAGTGGCAGAGAATTATACCATTCACCACTAACACCACCGAGTTTCGTTGCCGCGGCTTTATCTTCAGGAACGGGTTTAATTATCATTCTATTAGTGCTAACCTTTAAGGTTACCAGACGCTTTTTGGACCCGCAACTAATTATAGGTCTAAGCCGACTATTGGTTTCGTTTATCCTTGTTGTTTTATATTTTCTTGCGGTTGAGAATTTAACCCGACTTTATTCACCCGCAAGCTATGAAGCAACGCATTTCCTTTTATTTAGTGGCAATGAATATTGTCTGATTTTCTGGATTGGGCTGATACTGATGGGTTCTATTGTGCCAGTCATTATACTTTTTATTAAAAAATCTATTGGTTGGATAGTTTTTGCTTCAGCACTGGTTGTATCGGGTGTTTTCTGCGAAAGATTTATTATTGTTATTCCTGGTCAGGTGCTTCCGTCAGAACTATTTCCTGGCTATGAAGTAAGTAGTCCTTTTGGGGATGGGACAATTGGAAGTTATTTTATCAGTTTGCCAGAAATCACTCAAGCACTCGGAATCGTAGCCATTATTGGCATCTTATATATTCTTGGGTTGAAATTCTTCGCCTTACTGCCAACAGAGGCGAAATATCAAAATATGATTTGCCACAGAGTGGGAGTATAG
- the dsrO gene encoding sulfate reduction electron transfer complex DsrMKJOP subunit DsrO, giving the protein MDRRTFLKIGGGLAIGTAMGPLPQLVSSLLAKDIKASAKNKWGMVIDVTKCVEGCTVCMDACRKENNVSLDNYWIRVASVTPKVPDAKSQPVPLLCNHCEDPFCVKVCLVKASFKREDGIVLIDEHRCIGCRYCMIVCPYKSRSFVFKHQEGYTNSDSPKRQHGVVEKCDFCVSRVDNGEMPVCVVSCPNKAMFFGNLNDPNSEVAKLVASGKAHPIRPDLGSKPKVYYLGL; this is encoded by the coding sequence ATGGATAGACGGACATTTCTCAAAATAGGCGGCGGGTTAGCTATAGGAACTGCAATGGGACCATTACCGCAATTGGTCTCTTCTCTATTAGCAAAGGATATTAAAGCCAGTGCAAAAAATAAATGGGGAATGGTGATTGATGTTACCAAATGCGTTGAAGGCTGTACTGTGTGTATGGATGCTTGCCGAAAAGAAAATAATGTGTCTTTGGATAATTATTGGATTCGAGTCGCCAGTGTAACACCAAAGGTGCCAGACGCCAAATCTCAACCTGTTCCTTTATTATGCAATCATTGTGAAGACCCGTTTTGCGTTAAGGTCTGCCTGGTTAAGGCATCTTTTAAACGCGAAGATGGCATTGTGTTAATTGATGAGCACCGGTGCATTGGTTGTCGATACTGTATGATTGTCTGTCCGTATAAATCCAGGTCTTTTGTGTTTAAACATCAAGAAGGATATACTAATTCTGATTCCCCAAAACGACAACATGGGGTAGTGGAAAAATGCGACTTTTGTGTGAGCCGTGTAGATAACGGGGAGATGCCAGTTTGTGTAGTATCCTGCCCAAACAAAGCGATGTTTTTTGGTAACTTAAATGACCCAAACAGTGAAGTGGCTAAATTAGTCGCAAGCGGTAAAGCACACCCAATTCGCCCGGATTTAGGCTCAAAACCAAAGGTGTATTATTTAGGATTATAA
- the dsrJ gene encoding sulfate reduction electron transfer complex DsrMKJOP subunit DsrJ → MYDKGKIIPGLIIFVGLISFPFFYNLVKASSNPEPGLDTPVINKMSKKECVKPKDVMRTEHMKLLHEWREAVIRQGNREVGIIDGVRYEKSLQKTCMKCHSNKADFCDRCHNYVDVQPNCWNCHITESRE, encoded by the coding sequence ATGTATGATAAAGGCAAAATAATTCCTGGTTTGATTATTTTTGTGGGATTAATAAGTTTTCCATTCTTCTATAATCTGGTGAAGGCATCTTCTAATCCTGAACCAGGTCTTGACACGCCTGTTATCAATAAAATGTCTAAAAAAGAGTGTGTCAAGCCAAAAGATGTAATGAGGACTGAACATATGAAATTGCTTCACGAATGGAGGGAGGCGGTCATTCGTCAGGGCAATAGAGAGGTCGGAATTATTGATGGCGTCAGATACGAAAAAAGTCTTCAGAAAACCTGTATGAAATGTCATTCTAATAAAGCAGATTTTTGTGATAGATGTCATAATTATGTTGATGTCCAACCGAATTGCTGGAATTGCCATATTACGGAGAGTAGAGAGTAG
- the dsrK gene encoding sulfate reduction electron transfer complex DsrMKJOP subunit DsrK, protein MAKEPKPQEIISQINYKPPQKSWMNLPVERKEGMFCYGAKEKSLQTVDFPNPRTWSVLDEDWKLPHNWQEIVLEGMAERLKKYRSFKIFMDICVRCGACADKCHYFLGTGDPKNMPVLRAELLRSVYRGNFKNIGKVLGKLAGGRKLTLDVLKEWWYYFYQCSECRRCSVFCPYGIDTAEITMIARELLNLLGLNIEWIAGPAANCYMKGNHLGLEPHTIKNSIDFLLDEIEEKTGVRVSPTFNRKGAEILFVTPSGDLFADPGTYTCMGYLILFHELGLDYTWSTYASEGGNFGFFTSMELAKRLNTKIYAEAKRLGVKWIIGGECGHMWRVINQYMDTWNGPADFLEVPISPITGTKFENAKSTKMIHISEFTADLIKHGKLNLNPKRNDHLKVTFHDSCNVARGMGMFEEPRYIIKNVCPHFYEMPEDTIREKTFCCGSGSGLNASENMELRLRGGLPRAMAVKYVQEQYGVNMLACICAIDRAALPPLMNYWVPGVDVTGVTELVANALVMKGEKERTTNLRGEELPNIAK, encoded by the coding sequence ATGGCTAAAGAACCAAAACCTCAAGAAATAATATCTCAAATAAATTATAAACCTCCACAAAAATCATGGATGAATCTCCCGGTTGAAAGGAAGGAAGGGATGTTCTGCTATGGGGCAAAGGAGAAAAGCCTGCAAACCGTAGATTTCCCAAATCCAAGAACATGGTCTGTGCTTGATGAGGACTGGAAACTTCCTCATAACTGGCAGGAGATAGTTTTAGAAGGGATGGCTGAGCGACTGAAAAAATATCGGTCTTTTAAGATTTTTATGGATATTTGTGTCCGCTGTGGTGCTTGTGCGGATAAATGTCATTATTTTCTTGGCACAGGCGACCCGAAAAATATGCCAGTATTACGAGCAGAATTACTTCGGTCAGTTTATCGAGGAAATTTTAAAAATATAGGAAAGGTACTGGGAAAGTTAGCCGGTGGGCGAAAACTTACTCTTGATGTGCTCAAAGAATGGTGGTATTATTTCTATCAATGCTCTGAATGCCGCCGCTGTTCTGTTTTTTGTCCCTACGGCATTGATACTGCTGAAATTACGATGATTGCCCGCGAACTGCTCAATCTTTTGGGGTTAAATATAGAATGGATTGCCGGTCCAGCCGCAAACTGTTATATGAAAGGAAATCACTTAGGCCTTGAACCGCATACGATTAAAAACTCCATTGATTTCCTGCTTGATGAAATAGAAGAAAAAACAGGTGTGCGGGTATCGCCAACCTTCAATAGAAAAGGAGCAGAAATACTCTTTGTTACACCGTCAGGTGACCTGTTTGCTGACCCGGGCACCTATACCTGTATGGGCTATTTGATACTATTCCACGAACTCGGACTCGATTACACCTGGAGCACTTATGCCTCTGAAGGTGGGAATTTTGGATTTTTTACCTCGATGGAACTGGCAAAACGACTTAATACTAAAATATACGCTGAGGCAAAAAGGTTAGGTGTTAAGTGGATTATTGGTGGCGAATGCGGTCATATGTGGCGAGTGATAAATCAGTATATGGATACCTGGAACGGACCTGCAGATTTCCTTGAAGTGCCTATTTCACCCATCACGGGCACGAAATTTGAGAATGCCAAATCAACAAAAATGATTCATATTTCAGAATTTACCGCTGATTTAATTAAACATGGAAAACTTAACCTTAACCCAAAACGAAATGACCATTTAAAAGTAACCTTTCATGATTCCTGTAATGTTGCCCGCGGGATGGGAATGTTTGAAGAACCACGCTATATTATAAAAAATGTCTGTCCCCATTTCTATGAAATGCCTGAAGATACCATTCGGGAAAAGACATTTTGTTGTGGCAGTGGTTCAGGGTTGAATGCCTCTGAGAATATGGAATTGCGGCTTAGGGGTGGATTACCCAGGGCAATGGCTGTCAAGTATGTTCAGGAGCAATATGGCGTAAATATGCTTGCCTGTATCTGTGCCATTGACCGCGCCGCACTGCCTCCTTTGATGAATTACTGGGTGCCGGGTGTGGATGTAACAGGTGTGACTGAGTTAGTGGCAAATGCACTCGTGATGAAAGGAGAAAAGGAAAGAACCACTAATTTGCGGGGTGAAGAACTGCCAAATATAGCTAAATAA